In one window of Cellulophaga sp. HaHa_2_95 DNA:
- the murQ gene encoding N-acetylmuramic acid 6-phosphate etherase, with protein MNYKKITETASNYDNLEQMDTQLLLENINREDQKVAAAVHLVIPAITKLVDELALRFEKGGRLFYIGAGTSGRLGILDASEIPPTFGMSHERVVGIIAGGDIAIRKAVENAEDNAEQAWLDLKEHQITKDDVLVGIAASGTTPYVIGGIYEARANGILTACITNNPGSPLVEAAEIPIAVNVGPEFVTGSTRMKSGTSQKLVLNMISTALMIKIGRVRGNKMVNMQLSNDKLVDRGTRYLMEALAISYDEAEKLLKIHGSVHDATEAYKVK; from the coding sequence ATGAATTATAAAAAAATTACAGAAACAGCCTCAAATTATGACAATTTGGAGCAAATGGATACTCAATTATTATTAGAGAATATTAACCGAGAAGATCAAAAAGTAGCAGCTGCTGTTCATTTAGTTATTCCTGCAATAACCAAATTAGTAGATGAACTTGCCTTACGTTTTGAAAAAGGAGGGCGCCTATTTTATATAGGAGCTGGTACGAGTGGAAGATTAGGGATATTAGATGCCTCAGAAATACCACCAACATTTGGTATGTCTCATGAAAGGGTTGTAGGTATTATTGCGGGTGGTGATATTGCTATCCGTAAGGCCGTAGAAAATGCAGAAGATAATGCGGAGCAAGCATGGCTAGATTTAAAAGAACATCAAATTACGAAAGATGACGTTTTAGTGGGAATTGCAGCTTCAGGAACGACACCTTATGTAATAGGCGGTATTTATGAAGCCAGAGCTAATGGTATATTGACTGCTTGTATAACAAACAATCCAGGTTCTCCATTAGTGGAAGCAGCAGAAATTCCTATAGCGGTTAATGTGGGTCCAGAGTTTGTAACGGGAAGTACACGAATGAAAAGTGGTACCTCGCAGAAATTAGTGCTAAATATGATTTCTACAGCATTAATGATTAAAATTGGTCGAGTGCGTGGAAATAAAATGGTAAACATGCAGCTAAGTAATGATAAGCTAGTAGATAGAGGTACAAGATACCTCATGGAAGCATTGGCCATTTCATATGACGAAGCAGAAAAACTCCTTAAAATACACGGTTCTGTTCATGATGCTACAGAAGCTTATAAAGTAAAATAA
- a CDS encoding DeoR/GlpR family DNA-binding transcription regulator, with translation MLKEERHKFILNEVVLHNRVLLTDIAEQLGVSIDTIRRDVKELDAEEQLKKVHGGAIALGFTNYATTNKNIYAQENKIIIAKKALSLISSGSTILIHGGTTCLELAKAIPNKLELTCFTTSLAVAMELLTKKGVDVLFIGGRLSKESQLAIGASAIHQLSEITLDYSFIGTGYVAVDYGLTEFDLESVQVKKAIIKASKKTVLLLISEKLNSKHRYKTCEINAINTMITEIDPKHTLLDNFRKQDIRLL, from the coding sequence ATGTTAAAAGAAGAACGTCACAAGTTTATTCTTAATGAAGTAGTGCTGCACAATCGTGTACTGCTTACAGATATTGCGGAGCAATTAGGAGTCTCTATTGATACCATTCGAAGAGATGTAAAAGAATTGGATGCAGAGGAGCAGTTAAAAAAAGTACATGGGGGCGCTATCGCATTAGGGTTCACCAATTATGCAACCACTAACAAAAATATTTATGCTCAAGAGAATAAAATAATTATAGCAAAAAAGGCGTTGTCCTTGATAAGTTCAGGGAGTACTATTCTTATTCATGGAGGAACAACTTGTTTGGAACTCGCTAAGGCAATCCCTAATAAATTAGAGCTTACATGTTTTACAACAAGCCTTGCAGTAGCCATGGAACTGTTAACTAAGAAGGGGGTAGATGTATTATTTATCGGTGGAAGGTTATCAAAAGAATCTCAATTAGCTATTGGAGCGAGTGCTATTCATCAGTTATCGGAAATTACCTTAGATTATAGTTTTATTGGTACTGGTTATGTAGCTGTAGATTATGGTTTAACAGAATTTGACCTAGAAAGCGTGCAAGTAAAAAAAGCAATCATAAAAGCTTCGAAGAAAACTGTACTTTTGCTGATATCAGAAAAATTAAATTCTAAGCATCGGTATAAAACGTGTGAGATTAATGCGATTAACACAATGATTACAGAGATTGACCCCAAACATACTTTATTAGACAATTTTAGAAAACAAGACATTCGTTTGTTATAA
- the nagB gene encoding glucosamine-6-phosphate deaminase, translated as MKARQIMPATPERDSEVIKFEKINTIVHDSSEDASLYVSEEIIKLIKERQKEGKTVVLGLATGSTPTKVYDYLVQAHKEDGLSFTNVITFNLDEYFPMHADSIHSYVRFMNEHLFDHIDIKKENVHIPDGTRTLENVKAFCEAYEEKIEKSGGIDIQILGIGRTGHIGFNEPGSSLSSKTRVVRLDKVTLLDAASDFFGLENVPSKAITMGVGTIMAARRIILMAWGEGKAQIIKQAVEGEIRESIPATFLQQHGNCDFILDSAAASALTRMHNPWLVSECTWTDDLIKKATIWLSEKLDKAILKLTNEDYSEHGMGSLVADIGSAENINLKVFNTLQRTITGWPGGKPNADDSNRPERKGPYPKTSLIFSPHPDDDVISMGGTLLRLVDQGHHVHVAYQTSGNIAVFDDEVIRFLDFALEVQPENKEIQVQFDKIRGFLKNKKPGEIDSPEIQRIKGLIRKGEALSACRYCGVLEENAHFQNLPFYETGTVKKKPHSQEDIQLTYDLLNKIKPTQVFAAGDLSDPHGTHRVCLKVVFEALSQLKKDKVEWIKDCYLWLYRGAWQEWDIADMEMTIPIGPKDMQRKKNAIFKHQSQKDAAMFPGNDEREFWQRAEQRNKETARKYNALGLAEYEAMESFVRYKF; from the coding sequence ATTAAAGCCCGACAAATTATGCCTGCAACACCCGAAAGAGATTCTGAAGTTATCAAATTTGAAAAAATCAATACTATAGTCCATGACAGCTCTGAAGATGCCTCTTTATATGTTTCTGAAGAGATTATCAAACTTATAAAAGAAAGGCAAAAAGAAGGCAAAACTGTTGTATTAGGATTAGCTACTGGTTCTACGCCAACTAAAGTATATGATTACTTAGTACAAGCTCACAAAGAAGATGGTCTAAGTTTTACTAATGTAATTACGTTTAATTTAGATGAGTATTTCCCCATGCATGCGGATTCTATTCATAGCTATGTGCGTTTTATGAATGAGCATTTATTTGATCATATTGATATTAAAAAAGAAAATGTTCATATACCAGACGGAACCAGAACTTTAGAAAACGTAAAAGCATTTTGTGAAGCTTATGAAGAAAAAATCGAAAAATCTGGCGGAATAGATATTCAAATATTAGGGATTGGCAGAACAGGACACATAGGATTTAATGAACCGGGCTCCTCTCTCTCTAGTAAAACACGTGTAGTTAGATTAGATAAAGTTACTCTATTAGATGCTGCAAGTGATTTTTTTGGGTTAGAAAATGTACCTTCTAAAGCCATAACTATGGGTGTGGGAACCATAATGGCCGCAAGAAGAATTATTTTAATGGCTTGGGGAGAAGGAAAAGCACAGATTATAAAGCAAGCTGTAGAAGGAGAAATTAGAGAATCTATTCCTGCAACATTCTTACAGCAACACGGTAATTGTGATTTTATTTTAGACAGCGCTGCCGCATCTGCACTCACCAGAATGCACAATCCGTGGTTAGTGAGTGAGTGTACGTGGACCGATGATTTGATTAAGAAAGCAACCATATGGCTTTCTGAGAAATTAGACAAAGCCATCCTGAAACTCACCAACGAAGATTATAGTGAACACGGAATGGGAAGTTTAGTCGCAGATATAGGCTCCGCAGAAAATATTAATCTAAAAGTATTCAACACCTTACAAAGAACCATAACCGGTTGGCCAGGTGGTAAACCAAATGCTGACGATAGTAATAGACCAGAACGTAAAGGCCCCTATCCAAAAACGTCTTTAATCTTCAGTCCACACCCAGATGATGATGTTATCTCAATGGGAGGAACATTATTACGCTTAGTAGATCAAGGACATCATGTTCATGTTGCCTATCAAACGTCAGGAAACATAGCTGTTTTTGATGATGAAGTAATTCGTTTTCTAGATTTTGCTCTAGAAGTACAACCAGAGAACAAAGAAATACAAGTACAGTTTGATAAAATAAGAGGCTTTCTAAAAAATAAAAAACCTGGGGAAATTGATAGTCCCGAGATACAGCGTATAAAAGGACTCATCAGGAAAGGCGAAGCATTGTCTGCTTGCAGATACTGTGGTGTTCTTGAAGAAAATGCACACTTTCAAAACCTTCCTTTCTATGAAACGGGTACCGTTAAGAAAAAACCACATTCTCAGGAAGACATTCAACTAACCTACGATTTATTAAATAAAATAAAGCCTACACAAGTTTTTGCCGCTGGAGATTTGTCTGATCCCCATGGTACACACAGAGTATGTCTAAAGGTTGTTTTTGAAGCCCTTTCTCAACTTAAGAAAGATAAAGTAGAATGGATTAAAGATTGTTACCTGTGGTTATATCGTGGAGCGTGGCAAGAATGGGATATTGCAGATATGGAAATGACTATTCCAATAGGTCCCAAAGACATGCAGCGTAAAAAGAATGCCATTTTCAAACATCAATCTCAAAAAGATGCAGCCATGTTCCCTGGAAATGATGAACGCGAATTCTGGCAACGTGCCGAACAAAGAAATAAAGAAACCGCAAGAAAATATAATGCCTTAGGCCTTGCAGAATATGAGGCGATGGAAAGCTTTGTTCGCTATAAATTTTAA
- a CDS encoding glycoside hydrolase family 10 protein codes for MNKIALLILFLLLTSCASRKSKLPEKEFRGFWVATVVNIDWPKNGIDAIEKKKEDFLKILDFYDELNFNTAIVQIRTAGDAFYPSDFAPWSTYLTGKQGLAPNTDENILAWMIAETHERGMEFHAWLNPYRATFDLKTDLLDEQHDFFLHPDWMLKYGKKYYYNPGIPEVQDHMAAIIQEIVTNYTIDAIHFDDYFYPYKIADETFDDTETFHTYKLPQQTLEDWRRSSIDSLIQKAHLAIKKEKPWVQFGVSPFGVWKNSSTDSRGSDTQAGQTTYNDLYADPLLWMQKGWIDYIIPQAYWSISLPVASHKTIMEWWAENTPNTNLYMGNGPYKIRNNSDKAWDHKKELPNQIKLGRATPNIQGNAFFSAKSLMNDHEDVVKILKKKYYQQIALNPSATYKTTQIVNTPKIARIVLKNAVANVQCSSLEDFRYALVFNIKKTKEPSIKLKKLVSAKIPLSLNSLVLPINLVKKNTALVFIDKFGQETPPIILNLDQTIQHD; via the coding sequence ATGAATAAAATAGCATTATTAATACTATTCTTACTACTTACCTCCTGCGCCTCTCGCAAGTCTAAATTACCTGAGAAAGAATTTAGAGGTTTTTGGGTGGCTACGGTTGTCAATATCGATTGGCCAAAAAATGGAATTGATGCCATAGAGAAGAAAAAAGAAGATTTTCTGAAAATTTTAGACTTTTACGATGAGCTTAATTTTAATACGGCCATCGTTCAAATACGAACTGCTGGAGATGCTTTTTATCCTTCTGATTTTGCTCCTTGGTCTACATACTTAACAGGAAAACAAGGTCTCGCACCAAATACCGACGAAAACATCTTAGCATGGATGATTGCTGAAACGCATGAAAGAGGCATGGAATTTCACGCTTGGTTAAATCCATACAGAGCAACTTTTGATTTAAAAACCGACCTTTTAGATGAACAGCACGACTTTTTTTTGCATCCAGATTGGATGTTAAAATATGGTAAGAAATACTATTACAATCCAGGAATACCTGAGGTACAAGACCATATGGCTGCCATCATCCAAGAAATTGTAACAAACTATACTATTGATGCTATTCATTTTGATGATTATTTTTATCCTTATAAAATAGCCGACGAAACTTTTGATGATACAGAGACTTTCCATACTTATAAACTGCCACAACAAACTTTAGAGGATTGGAGACGAAGCTCTATAGATTCTCTAATTCAAAAAGCCCATTTGGCTATAAAAAAAGAAAAACCTTGGGTACAATTTGGCGTTAGTCCATTTGGTGTATGGAAAAATAGTTCTACAGACTCCAGAGGATCTGATACTCAAGCAGGACAAACAACCTATAATGACCTCTATGCTGATCCATTGCTATGGATGCAAAAAGGTTGGATAGATTATATTATACCACAGGCTTATTGGAGCATAAGCCTACCAGTAGCGTCTCACAAAACAATTATGGAATGGTGGGCAGAAAACACTCCAAATACTAATCTTTACATGGGCAACGGTCCTTATAAAATAAGAAATAACAGTGATAAGGCATGGGATCATAAAAAAGAACTCCCAAATCAAATAAAGCTAGGTAGAGCAACTCCAAACATACAAGGAAATGCTTTTTTCAGCGCAAAAAGCCTTATGAATGATCATGAGGATGTTGTGAAAATATTAAAAAAGAAATATTACCAACAAATCGCTTTAAATCCTAGTGCAACTTACAAAACTACCCAAATCGTTAATACTCCAAAAATAGCGCGTATAGTTCTTAAAAATGCTGTTGCAAACGTTCAATGTAGTAGCTTGGAAGACTTTAGATATGCTTTGGTATTTAATATCAAAAAAACCAAAGAACCATCAATCAAATTAAAAAAGTTAGTCAGTGCTAAAATTCCGCTTTCCTTAAACTCTTTAGTGCTTCCTATAAACCTGGTAAAAAAGAATACGGCTTTAGTATTTATCGATAAATTCGGACAAGAAACACCACCTATTATTTTAAATTTAGACCAAACAATACAGCATGATTAA
- a CDS encoding MFS transporter, giving the protein MIKKDKGAWAWVPILYFTQGLPYVLVVTVSVIMYKKLGVRNEDIGLYTSLLYLPWVLKPFWSPLVDLKSTKRNWFLGMQLLIALALFGVGLSIPTNMFFTTTLACFWMAAFASATNDIASDGYYMLGLTEKKQSFFVGLRSTFYRLAMVTGEGLIVFGAGFLEEKYGDSAKAWSITMTATAVLMLALTVANFFASPKYESATEEHLEKPEGFLQIFKSFFKKPQIGIALAFILTYRLGESQLVKMSSPFLLDTVEKGGLGFTTKELGIVLGTIGVVALTVGGILGGILISKDGLKKWMLPMVLSLNVPNFFYAILAVTKTTNIIAVSATIVLEKFGYGFGFAAFLMYLIYIASGKSKTSHYAIATGFMALGMMLPGMISGFMQSWLGYGGFFIWVVIAALPSLFLLKYLKYPADFGKKDALEHE; this is encoded by the coding sequence ATGATTAAAAAAGACAAAGGAGCATGGGCCTGGGTACCTATTTTATATTTTACACAAGGGTTACCTTATGTTTTAGTAGTAACGGTTTCTGTCATCATGTACAAAAAGTTAGGCGTCAGAAATGAAGATATTGGCTTATATACTAGTTTACTATACCTTCCATGGGTTTTAAAACCATTCTGGAGTCCGTTAGTCGATTTAAAAAGTACCAAAAGAAATTGGTTTCTAGGCATGCAATTGCTTATTGCCTTGGCACTTTTCGGTGTAGGCCTAAGTATTCCTACCAATATGTTTTTTACCACTACCCTAGCCTGCTTTTGGATGGCTGCTTTTGCATCAGCAACTAATGATATAGCATCAGATGGGTACTATATGTTGGGCTTGACCGAAAAAAAACAATCCTTTTTCGTAGGTCTAAGAAGTACTTTTTACCGTCTTGCGATGGTTACTGGAGAAGGGTTAATTGTTTTTGGAGCAGGGTTTTTAGAAGAAAAATATGGCGATTCTGCCAAAGCTTGGAGTATAACCATGACCGCTACAGCGGTATTAATGCTTGCGTTGACAGTCGCTAACTTTTTTGCAAGTCCCAAATACGAATCGGCAACAGAAGAGCACCTTGAAAAACCGGAAGGTTTCCTACAGATTTTCAAAAGCTTTTTTAAGAAACCACAAATAGGGATTGCTTTGGCGTTTATACTTACCTATCGGTTGGGGGAATCACAGTTGGTAAAAATGTCTTCACCTTTTCTACTCGATACTGTTGAAAAAGGAGGCTTAGGCTTTACTACAAAAGAATTAGGAATTGTTTTAGGAACCATTGGAGTTGTAGCCCTTACGGTGGGGGGTATTTTAGGTGGTATACTTATTTCTAAAGATGGACTAAAAAAATGGATGCTCCCCATGGTATTATCCTTAAACGTGCCTAACTTTTTCTATGCTATTCTTGCGGTAACAAAAACCACCAATATTATCGCCGTATCTGCTACCATTGTATTGGAAAAATTTGGCTACGGATTTGGTTTCGCAGCCTTTCTTATGTACTTGATTTATATCGCTAGCGGAAAATCTAAAACCTCTCACTATGCTATTGCAACAGGATTTATGGCATTAGGAATGATGCTTCCTGGAATGATTAGCGGTTTTATGCAAAGTTGGTTGGGCTACGGCGGGTTCTTTATTTGGGTAGTCATAGCTGCGCTTCCCTCTTTATTTTTATTGAAATATTTAAAATATCCGGCAGATTTCGGAAAAAAAGATGCCTTAGAACATGAATAA
- a CDS encoding glycoside hydrolase family 3 protein codes for MNNMISYHNATTALSISEKVGQFFMPAAFINDTEEEIKRIEKSILEDGIGGLCFFHSRASAATNFEGHKKITYNENSFQTLKKLIKRYQNIAKHPLLISIDAEWGLAMRIENTPQYPYAITLGALQRNEDLIFTLGKQIANDCKAAGIHWNLAPVVDINNNANNPVIGYRSFGENKFLATLKAAAFIKGTEMEGVLTCIKHFPGHGDTAIDSHLGLPLIEKSKEELVKNELFPFQQLINEGVDSIMAGHLSIPALADGDTIPSSLSKKMLKDLLRDEMKFKGVVISDALNMHAVAMNYPTKGALEWVAFDAGNDVLCFSENVTAGVQTILQNATATQIEESFKRIWALKEKAIKKSSEKIELSEAAPLNALIAKESLTLYKGGLTGFKSQKFIGIALGATKHTFFNSIAKELNFDTLEGIQDASHVSAYDHVLIALYPPKAKPANLFDLSEEEIAFIQALMASKNVVLYLFGNPYVLNHISIEKAQAVIIAYQNFDVFQENAAQHFLGKHLAVGKIPVTIKNKL; via the coding sequence ATGAATAACATGATCAGTTATCACAACGCTACAACAGCTCTTTCTATATCAGAAAAAGTAGGACAGTTTTTTATGCCTGCTGCATTCATCAATGACACGGAAGAAGAAATTAAGCGTATAGAAAAAAGTATATTAGAGGATGGTATCGGAGGCTTATGCTTTTTTCATAGCCGCGCTAGTGCCGCAACAAATTTTGAGGGACATAAAAAAATTACCTACAATGAGAATAGCTTTCAAACCTTAAAAAAACTAATCAAACGCTATCAAAACATAGCCAAACATCCACTTTTAATTAGCATAGATGCAGAGTGGGGCTTGGCAATGCGTATTGAAAATACACCGCAATATCCTTATGCCATTACCTTGGGGGCATTACAGCGTAATGAAGATTTAATTTTTACCCTAGGTAAACAAATAGCTAACGATTGCAAAGCCGCAGGAATCCATTGGAATTTAGCGCCGGTAGTAGATATTAACAATAATGCCAATAACCCTGTTATTGGTTACCGTTCTTTTGGCGAAAACAAATTTTTAGCGACCTTAAAAGCTGCAGCTTTTATCAAAGGCACAGAAATGGAAGGCGTACTTACCTGCATCAAACATTTTCCTGGCCATGGCGATACCGCTATAGATTCGCACTTAGGGCTACCGTTAATAGAAAAATCTAAGGAAGAACTCGTAAAGAATGAACTGTTTCCTTTTCAACAATTGATTAATGAAGGGGTAGATAGTATTATGGCGGGGCACTTATCTATTCCTGCTTTAGCAGATGGAGATACCATCCCTTCTAGTTTATCTAAAAAAATGTTGAAAGATTTATTGCGGGATGAAATGAAGTTTAAGGGCGTTGTTATTTCCGATGCCTTGAATATGCATGCAGTAGCAATGAATTACCCTACTAAAGGAGCATTAGAATGGGTAGCTTTTGATGCAGGTAATGATGTATTATGTTTTTCAGAGAATGTAACCGCAGGGGTACAAACCATTTTACAAAATGCTACAGCAACACAAATTGAAGAAAGTTTCAAGCGGATTTGGGCATTAAAAGAAAAAGCAATCAAGAAGAGCAGTGAAAAAATTGAATTATCTGAGGCTGCTCCTTTAAATGCGTTAATTGCAAAAGAAAGCCTAACGCTTTACAAAGGCGGATTGACTGGTTTCAAGTCACAAAAATTCATCGGAATAGCATTGGGCGCAACAAAACATACTTTTTTTAATAGTATTGCTAAAGAATTAAATTTTGATACTCTTGAAGGCATTCAAGATGCATCACACGTATCTGCATATGATCATGTATTGATCGCCTTATATCCGCCAAAGGCGAAACCTGCCAATTTATTTGATCTTTCTGAAGAAGAGATTGCATTTATACAGGCACTTATGGCATCAAAAAATGTGGTACTCTACCTTTTTGGAAATCCGTATGTATTAAATCATATATCCATAGAAAAGGCACAAGCTGTAATCATTGCTTATCAAAATTTTGATGTGTTTCAAGAGAACGCTGCGCAGCATTTTTTAGGAAAACATCTCGCAGTAGGAAAAATACCTGTTACCATCAAAAACAAACTTTAA